A genomic region of Arachis hypogaea cultivar Tifrunner chromosome 5, arahy.Tifrunner.gnm2.J5K5, whole genome shotgun sequence contains the following coding sequences:
- the LOC112799754 gene encoding uncharacterized protein, protein MLSSYLILSLLLSFVENILYIFSFTFIIQCSIQLKNIKYNIFHFFFSYSFIIFFLYLFVLLIFLWVHSFILIIVHYQISMDQLDMDDYYISEEDEVYVSHDDDDDFKNYYHCYPASSIEKSNLESGNKIIMPPSALNKLLYAGVEYPMLFEMRHLSNGKFSHCGVLEFTAEEGKIFVPSWMMKNIQLEDGDLVLLKSTTLAKGTYLKLQPHTKDFMDLSNIKAMLEINLRSFSCVTTGDTTMIPYNNKEYYLDVIKTKPSHAISLVETDCEVDFDPPLDYKEEVKLSSTSSDRKQQQEADDTDIVTKIREFVPFSGPARRLDGKPSTPSDKQASSSCMAKQKGDNEHKSSSLNNVSSTTSKKLLFGSRPYKTSQESTNQESHHKAETTLKPQEPKFQAFKGKKYSLKS, encoded by the coding sequence atgttatcttcttatcttatcttatctttacttttatctttcgtagaaaatattctatatatatttagttttactttcataattcaatgttcaattcaattaaaaaatataaagtacaatatttttcattttttcttttcttattctttcataattttttttctctatctGTTTGTACTCTTGATATTCCTTTGGGTTCACAGTTTCATATTGATCATCGTGCATTACCAAATATCGATGGACCAATTGGACATGGATGATTACTACATCAGCGAGGAAGATGAAGTCTACGTgagtcatgatgatgatgatgattttaaaaattattaccaCTGTTACCCTGCTTCTTCCATTGAAAAGTCAAATTTAGAATCGGGCAATAAGATTATCATGCCCCCTTCAGCACTTAATAAACTTTTGTATGCTGGAGTGGAATACCCTATGTTATTTGAAATGAGACATCTTTCTAATGGAAAATTTTCTCACTGCGGAGTTTTAGAATTCACTGCTGAAGAGGGAAAAATTTTTGTACCGAGTTGGATGATGAAAAATATACAGCTGGAAGATGGAGATCTTGTACTTCTGAAAAGCACCACACTTGCAAAAGGAACATACCTCAAGCTGCAGCCTCACACAAAGGATTTCATGGATCTCTCAAATATAAAAGCAATGTTGGAGATTAATCTGAGGAGCTTCTCATGTGTAACAACCGGTGACACAacaatgattccatacaacaacaaagagtaCTACCTTGATGTGATTAAAACTAAGCCATCTCATGCTATCAGCCTCGTTGAAACTGACTGTGAAGTTGATTTTGACCCACCTCTTGATTATAAAGAAGAAGTTAAGTTGTCATCTACTTCATCTGACAGGAAACAACAGCAAGAAGCTGATGACACTGATATTGTAACAAAGATTCGAGAGTTTGTACCATTCTCTGGTCCTGCAAGGCGTTTAGATGGTAAACCATCCACACCATCAGATAAACAAGCTTCTTCCTCTTGTATGGCAAAACAGAAAGGTGACAATGAACACAAGAGTTCTtccttgaataatgtttcatcTACAACTTCTAAAAAACTTCTCTTTGGGTCAAGACCATACAAGACCTCTCAAGAATCCACTAATCAAGAGTCACACCACAAGGCAGAAACAACCCTGAAACCACAAGAACCAAAATTCCAAGCTTTCAAAGGAAAAAAGTATTCACTAAAAAGTTAA
- the LOC112801862 gene encoding probable metal-nicotianamine transporter YSL7, translated as MAQSRSEERVVNNNNNGFESIDDGDEHNSQNGKKKLMKEEEVSVERVFQHQLVPSWRKQLTVRAFAVSLVLSILFSFIVMKLNLTTGIIPSLNVSAGLLGFFFIKIWTKFLQGSGMLKQPFTRQENTVIQTCVVASSGIAFSGGFGSYLFGMSKRVADQSSDTSDYKNPSLGWIIAFLFVVSFLGLFSVVPLRKIMVIDFKLTYPSGTATAHLINSFHTPQGAKLAKKQVKVLGKFFSLSFLWGFFQWFYTASDDCGFQAFPTLGLKAFENKFFFDFSAIYVGVGMICPYIINISVLLGGILSWGVMWPLIKNKEGDWYPKGLGESSLHGIQGYRVFIAIAMILGDGLYNFVKVLSHTFLGLYTQIRDKQKENVLPVAGQDSPSTPQLSYDDERRTQVFLKDQIPTWFAIGAYVAIAAISTATLPHIFHQLKWYYIIVIYLVAPTLAFCNAYGCGLTDWSLASTYGKLAIFTIGAWAGSSHGGVIAGLAACGVMMNIVSTASDLMQDFKTGYLTLASPRSMFVSQIIGTTMGCIISPSVFWIFYKAFPDLGTHKSEYPAPYAIVYRNMAILGVQGFKTLPQNCLLLCYIFFGSAILINLIKDCLGKRGRFIPLPMAMAIPFYLGSYFAIDMCVGSLILFVWEKVNKAKADAFGPAVASGLICGDGIWTLPASILALAGVKPPICMKFLSRATNAKVDTFLTVSG; from the exons ATGGCACAAAGTAGAAGTGAGGAAAGGGTGGtgaacaataacaataatgggtTTGAatccattgatgatggtgatgaacACAACAgtcaaaatgggaagaagaagcTGATGAAGGAAGAAGAGGTTTCAGTGGAGAGGGTGTTCCAGCACCAGCTTGTTCCATCATGGAGGAAGCAGTTAACTGTGAGAGCCTTTGCAGTGAGCCTTGTACTCAGCATACTCTTCAGCTTCATTGTGATGAAGCTGAATCTCACCACTGGTATTATACCTTCACTCAACGTCTCTGCAGGGCTTCTGGGGTTCTTCTTTATCAAGATTTGGACAAAGTTCTTGCAAGGTTCTGGAATGTTGAAGCAACCCTTTACAAGGCAGGAGAACACTGTCATCCAAACATGTGTTGTTGCATCCTCTGGCATAGCCTTTAGTG GAGGATTTGGGAGTTACCTCTTTGGAATGAGTAAAAGGGTTGCTGATCAATCTTCAGACACCAGTGATTATAAGAACCCAAGTTTAGGGTGGATAATTGCTTTTCTATTTGTTGTTAGCTTTCTAGGCCTCTTCTCCGTTGTACCTCTAAGAAAG ATTATGGTTATTGATTTCAAACTGACATATCCAAGTGGTACTGCAACTGCTCATCTTATCAACAGCTTCCACACACCTCAAGGAGCCAAATTAGCCAA GAAGCAAGTGAAAGTGTTGGGAAAATTCTTCAGTTTGAGTTTCCTATGGGGTTTCTTTCAATGGTTCTACACAGCTTCTGACGATTGTGGATTTCAAGCCTTCCCGACATTGGGGCTTAAAGCATTCGAGAACAA GTTCTTCTTTGATTTCTCTGCAATCTATGTTGGAGTGGGAATGATTTGCCCCTACATCATAAATATATCGGTGCTGCTTGGAGGAATTCTTTCATGGGGTGTAATGTGGCCACTCATAAAGAACAAAGAGGGTGATTGGTATCCTAAGGGCCTTGGTGAAAGTAGCCTTCACGGCATTCAAGGTTATAGG GTGTTTATAGCCATAGCCATGATCCTGGGAGATGGATTATATAACTTTGTCAAGGTGCTAAGCCATACATTTTTGGGATTGTATACTCAAATTCGTGATAAACAAAAGGAGAATGTTCTCCCTGTTGCTGGTCAAGACTCTCCCTCAACTCCTCAGCTATCTTATGATGATGAGCGGCGTACCCAAGTCTTTCTTAAAGATCAGATTCCCACATGGTTCGCCATCGGGGCCTATGTTGCTATTGCTGCCATCTCTACAGCCACTTTGCCACACATATTTCACCAACTAAAGTGGTACTACATAATTGTTATCTATCTCGTTGCTCCCACCTTAGCATTCTGCAATGCTTATGGCTGTGGGCTAACAGATTGGTCACTTGCATCCACCTACGGAAAGCTTGCAATCTTCACAATTGGAGCATGGGCTGGTTCATCACATGGTGGAGTTATAGCTGGCCTTGCAGCTTGTGGAGTGATGATGAACATTGTTTCCACAGCTTCTGACTTGATGCAGGATTTTAAGACTGGCTACCTTACCCTCGCTTCACCTCGCTCCATGTTTGTGAGCCAAATTATCGGTACAACAATGGGTTGTATTATATCCCCTAGCGTCTTTTGGATTTTCTACAAGGCATTTCCTGATCTTGGGACACATAAAAGTGAATACCCTGCCCCGTACGCAATAGTGTACCGTAACATGGCGATATTGGGGGTGCAAGGCTTTAAGACACTACCACAAAATTGCCTGTTGCTTTGTTATATCTTCTTTGGTTCTGCCATACTGATAAACTTGATTAAAGATTGCTTGGGTAAGAGAGGGAGGTTCATACCACTTCCAATGGCTATGGCAATACCATTCTATCTAGGATCCTACTTTGCCATTGATATGTGTGTTGGAAGCCTGATATTGTTTGTGTGGGAAAAGGTAAACAAGGCCAAGGCAGATGCTTTTGGACCGGCTGTAGCTTCTGGTTTGATATGCGGCGATGGAATATGGACTCTACCTGCTTCAATTCTTGCTCTTGCTGGAGTTAAACCACCTATTTGTATGAAATTCTTGTCTAGGGCCACTAATGCTAAGGTAGATACTTTCTTAACGGTTTCAGGTTAA
- the LOC112801860 gene encoding DNA repair protein XRCC3 homolog translates to MQPENLLHQIHLRTQKCTVGCPLLDRCLGGGIPCNSITELVAENGTGKTQFCLQLVLYAQLPPSRGGLSASSLYIHTEYPFPLRRLRQLSRAFRSSHPDHPVADPCDRVFVQGVYTADELVDALPKIELFLIHSKSRFPLRVIVIDSIAALFRSDFDNTGLDLRRRSCLFFKIAGGLKSLAKRFGLAVVVTNQVVDLIEGGNGNGVRVGNLGVLYSSGRRVAPALGLAWANCVNSRLFLSRHDDGADVDGSCSKSRRRISVVFAPHLPHSSSEFVITTEGVFGR, encoded by the coding sequence ATGCAGCCAGAGAATCTATTGCATCAGATTCATCTCCGAACACAGAAGTGCACCGTGGGATGTCCTTTACTCGATCGCTGCCTCGGAGGAGGGATCCCTTGCAACTCCATCACCGAGCTCGTCGCCGAAAACGGCACCGGCAAGACCCAATTTTGTCTCCAACTCGTTCTCTATGCTCAGTTGCCGCCTTCCCGCGGCGGCCTCTCAGCCTCCTCCCTATACATCCACACCGAATACCCTTTCCCTCTCCGTCGCCTTCGACAGCTCTCACGCGCCTTCCGCTCTTCCCACCCCGATCATCCCGTCGCCGACCCCTGCGACCGTGTATTCGTCCAAGGAGTCTATACCGCCGACGAATTGGTCGACGCGCTGCCAAAGATTGAGCTGTTCTTAATCCATTCGAAGTCGCGGTTTCCATTGAGAGTCATTGTGATCGATTCTATCGCTGCTCTGTTCCGTTCCGATTTCGACAACACCGGGTTGGACCTCCGGCGAAGATCGTGTCTGTTCTTCAAGATTGCCGGCGGGTTGAAGTCGCTAGCGAAGAGGTTCGGGTTGGCGGTGGTGGTGACGAACCAGGTGGTTGATTTGATCGAGGGCGGGAATGGGAATGGTGTTAGGGTTGGGAATTTGGGTGTGCTGTACTCGTCGGGTAGGCGCGTGGCCCCCGCGCTGGGTCTGGCGTGGGCGAACTGCGTGAACTCAAGGCTGTTCTTGTCGCGGCACGATGACGGTGCTGACGTGGATGGAAGTTGCAGCAAGAGTCGGAGGAGGATTAGTGTTGTGTTTGCTCCTCATTTGCCTCATTCCTCTTCTGAGTTTGTTATAACAACGGAAGGTGTTTTCGGCCGCTAA